Within the Pseudomonas chlororaphis subsp. aurantiaca genome, the region GGGGTGCTGTGGGTCGCCTACGACTGGTTCCAGGGACGTTTCCTGCGGACCTTCAGCGAACACACCGCGGTGTTTTCCGGCGACCCGCTGCAACTGCCTCCTGGCCTCGCCGGCGAAGGCGCCATCCGCCTGGTGCACTTCTGGGACCCGGCCTGCCCGTGCAATGTCGGCAACCAGCAGCACCTGGCCGAGCTGATCGAGCATTACGGCCCGCAGGGTGTGGAGTTCTACTCGGTGCAGAAGGCCGGCAGCCACGGCCAGTTGCCCGCCACCCTGAGCCGTCTGAAAGTCCTCGACGGCCTGCCCGGCTCGGAGCAGATCCCCGCCAGCCCGGCCGTGGCGATCTGGGACCGCAACGGCACCCTGGCCTATTTCGGCC harbors:
- a CDS encoding DUF6436 domain-containing protein gives rise to the protein MRLPYRTTLLASLLVLLCAGVLWVAYDWFQGRFLRTFSEHTAVFSGDPLQLPPGLAGEGAIRLVHFWDPACPCNVGNQQHLAELIEHYGPQGVEFYSVQKAGSHGQLPATLSRLKVLDGLPGSEQIPASPAVAIWDRNGTLAYFGPYSEGLTCNSSNSFIEPILQALHEGRTVSATHTLAVGCYCPWPKQTD